The DNA segment TTGGTTAAGAAGCTTCACCTAttccttttctgtattatttctgaGCTTCCTTAACCTGTCTCTTCCCTCAGTGCTAACAAATGGACTTCTAGGATAAAGCTTGACAAACTTGAGGCTCTTTAACCACAGGCCAAAGAAGTCTTCATAAGATAGGAGAAAGCACTTTCCCAAGAAAGCAGATCCTGTTCTGAGTCCTTGAGTCACCCTTAAGAGACCTCCCATGGCCTGTGCGGTCACCTGATCTCCTGGGAGGTCCACATTCTGCCAAGCTGTCTCACCCCAAAATGTGGTGCTCTAGATGGTAACATTTCAAGTGAAGTATGTTTTGAGGGATAAATCCTTTGCATTTCCTTTAAATCAAAGCAGATACTAAGTCTTCATCCACTCTCCCGTGCACAGAGGCAACACATAAAATGAATGGACAGTTTTCCCATCTTGACAAGAGTTTGAGAGTCTGGTTTCttctaaatgaaaatgtttacatACACTTGACTCAGATTCAGGCCAGTGTCACTCTCTGAAGGCTCTCTTGGAGTTGCTTCTGGGAGGAGGGTGTTCTTAGCATTAGGTGGGAGCCAGAACTGAGGATGGCAGAAGGTCATCTAGGCTGAAGGAAGCATACAAATATGGGGGCATCTCTGCTGGGGAGGCAGGTAGAACTAAGGCAGAGGATCAGAGCCCCAGTCAGCCAGGCTGCAGTTTGAGCTGAGGTCTAGTTTCAGTAGGAAACAGATGAAAACCAAGACCAATAGGAAAGTGCCATCAACCCCTCTAGCCCATGGCTCTCCAGGGCACATGTAAACTCATCTTGGCTCTATGCTGACCCACTCGATGGAGAGGAGTGGTCCTTGGACCCACTGAGCCTGACATCTGCTGGCTGGGCTCCAAGGACTGTTCTTGTCACTCCATCCGTGGCTTGTCACTGACGTGCAGTCTCCTGATGAGCTGAGGGCAAGGatccttctttttcattctggAATCCCTAATTACTTGGCTGGAGACTGCACATTCTGCTGCTCCCAAAACATTCTACATCATCATTATGTCGGCCTAACTCAAACAGGTGCTTAATGGCAGAGACTGGACATATTCACTTCTCTAAGCCCTGTGCACACCAAGCAATAAAATAATTGTTAGAAGTGGAACCGATCTGAGGTCATTGTTTTGGTCTTCTCATTTCACAGATCTGTAGGCCTGGTAACTGCTATAGCCACGCAGGAAACGCAATCTACCTTGCCAGAGCAGACCACAGCCCTGACCTAAAGGTACGTGCTCTGTCACTTCAGTGTAGCTCCTTCACTCTCTGGGCCAGGCCGCCTGTAACATGAAACTTTGGGTATCTAGCTGCAGCAGGACTCCCTGGTAACCTCATTCGCCCTCAGAAGCCAGGGTCTCAGTGAGAGATGGGATTACTAGTGGGTTTTGAGATCCAAGGGCAAACGTGCACCCAAGCAGTGTGCAGGCCCTGGGCCTGTCAGAAGGCCCGCAGCGGTGTCGAAGCCGAGAAGAGGGGCCCTGACAGCCTCGCCAGCCGCGGGTGCAGGGCCGAGGTCTCCTTCACCTCGATTCGCACGGAGTTGGTCCTTGCGCACCTCGCCCTTGTCCTCGCGGAACCAGGGAGCCGAGAGCGCGGTGGCCGATGCCCTGGGTGGGGAGTCCACACGACGCCAGAGGGACCCAGTGAGTTCCCGCATGGAGATGGGGGCGGGTGCGCTCCTCGCAGGGTCCCTGGGCTGGAAGGGACGCGTCCTCACCAAGGCGAGCCGCACCCCCAGGTGCCAGCAACGAGCACCAGGAATCTTCTCAGTCGAGCAGCCGCGCCTCTGCGCCAGCCGGAAAGGCCCGCCGCTGGCCCCGCCCCTTCCTGCGCCGTTCTAGGAAGAGAAGTCGCGGGCCTCTCGGTGGTGCGCCCTGCAGGGCTCGGGCCCCGCAGTTGGTTTCACCTCATTTCAGTTTATCCCCCTTCGCCCACACTCGGTACCCGCAGGAAGAACCTGCTCCCAGGCCGGCGTTTCCGGTGCCGTTCTAGGCGGCGAGGCCCCAGCCTCTCGGTGGTGCGCCACGGGTGACTCCGCCCCCGACCCGAGCTCCTCCCACTCACTCGCGTCGCAGCACACGCCCCCTTACCTCGGCCGCCCACCCAGTCTCGCCCCTCTGACCTGCGCACTCCCTCCCTTCCGCTCCTGCCCCCATCACTCACCCCAGCCCTCTTCGCTCCCCTCTGCACCCCCTCCCTCACtcgtgccccccacccccgccacctgTTTGAGTTCCACAGAAGCAGCAGGCCTGCTGTGGCCTCCGTTCAGCCGCACTGGCCACTCCCTCTGCCTGCAACACTTGTCCCCAGCTGTCTGCTTGGCTCATTCCCACTTACCGCCTGCGGAGAGCTCACCTCCTAGAGGGGACCCCTGACCTCTGACCACCCTGGGTGTGTTAGTTTTCTGGTTATCACAAGCTTAGCAGCTCAAAACAGTACCTGTTTGTTATATCAGGGTTCCTTTGTTGTGCCACGGTTTCCTCTATCACGGTTATAGCACTTTTTCTATCCACCGTTTGTTATATCACCGTGGGACAGGAGTCCAGGCGAGGCTTAGCTGGTCCTCTGCTCAGCCTCCGAAGGCCGCAGTCAGGGTTCTCAGCGTGAGGTGAGGATCTGCTTCCACACTCGTGTGGCTGTTGGCAGGCTTCCTTTCTTGGTGGCTGTGTGACTGAGGGCCAGCTTCTTCTGGGCTGTCGGGAGGCTGACCTTTGGTCTTGCAGATCACCCACAGTTCCCTGCCACGTGGCCCTCTCTGTGCTCCTTCAGGGCCAGCAGAAAGCCTCTGGCCCCAGTCTGCTGGGGTGAAGTCTCGTGGTACCTAACCTCCCATCACCTCTGCTGTAGTTCACTGGTTAGGAGCACGTCCCGGACACCACTGGCACCGTTGGTGATCACATTTTGTAATACCACAGCATTCTGCCTCTTCCTCCACTTCTTGGTACCCACccttccctactttttttttttttccatagcacTTTCAGCTTTCCAACAGGCTATGGAATTTCCTGTTGTGTTTATTATGTTCATCTTCCCTTCCCACACCAGAAAATGAAGTCTGGGGGTGGGCTGCTTTGCTTTCTCTATTTCCTGGTGTGTTCTTCCAGTAGCCTGGCAGGTGGTGGGGCTCTCATTATAGCAATTCAGTGAATGGGCACTTGGCCCTGATGCCCCTAGATGCTGCCTTCTCTTACGTGTCTCTGGCTCTGGCTCCTGTTGTGCATCTGTCCCTTAGACTTTATCCTTGCAGGAGCTTCAAGTACTGCAGTCTCAACATACTCAAGACCAAATTCAACTCTGCTCCCTCTTTGTTTGTTGCTACTATATTATGTTCAATAATATAGTGGTAGCCAGGTCTTTTACCAGCAAAAGCAAGTTTCTTTGGGAATAGCCCAAGGAATTGCAGTTTAGGAAATTGGAGCTATTGTGGCTCGGAGGTAAATCCAGAGTGTTGCGGGCATGCACTGGACCGGAGAAGTTGGGCGACTTTTACGATGGTTCTTCCTAGAGACACAGATTACTGAACTGTGGGTGTTTCCTCTACTACGCTTCACACAAATTTACTTAGGAAAGCTAACATCCGCCCCCTCAGGCTTACGGCTGATGGCAAGCGGTGGGTGGTAACTATATCCATTTTCCAATTATGTAACTTTCCTGATATTCATGCACTTACAGACCTACTAGGAGGTAAATCCCTTGGGCATTACCTGAGCCTGGACGGGGAGAGGGCTGGGCAAGGGAAGCCAGGCATTCCTGCATGTCCTTTGGTCTGTGTGCACCCTGGGCGGAGGAGGGCTGTGTCTGCAGCTGGTGGATCACAGCCTGGCCCTGGGGGTGTCCCAGCAGCTGCCGCTTTCTTCAAGGGTTTCTCGCCCAGGATGTCCTGAGGTTGGGACTTCACAGGACTGCTCCTCTCCAGGACACCCGCTCTGTGGGGCTGAGATCCCGCCTGCCTCCACCTCCACCAAGTATCCTGGCTTTCTTTCTGAGAGGATTATGAAGCTGAGTAAGGGGGTACCCCGAGGGGCTTCTTTTCCCACGTTACTCCAGTATAGCCCCCACCCCAGTTCTCCACCTGTGGGAACCCAGAGCCGCCCTGGTCCCACAGGTGAGGGCAGTTTTGCTCTGCTCTGGTCAGCATTCTTGATACTGAAATGCCATTCCGTATCCCCATGTCCCCGCCCCCCTGCTCTCAGGCCAGATGCCTTCCAGGCTCTGACTCCCCTCTGTTCCGGAGAGTTCCTGGTGGGACTGGGTGCCACAGAGTCGGCAGCCTCGCTCAACTCCCACCTCTGACCAGTGCCTGAGTCCATCAGCTTCTGCAAACCCTGGTGGTCCCTGGAGGGCGCCGCTCGGTCTGTCCAAGGCCGATGGCCGGGAATCTCTGTCCTCAGGAATGTCCTGCTTTGGAGTCACTGCTTCATCCTCACCCAGTTTTCGTGGTCGAGAACAAGAACAGGAAATGTGACCATGGCCACCTGTTTCCTGTGCTGAGGAAGTCCGGAGAAAAACACCAAATGAATGGAACCGGTGTGGGGTGGGGTGACCAGGGGGGGATCTGCCTGCTGGGACAGGACCCCCAAGCCCCTTGTCCAGCTGGTAACTCGGGTGAGCCCAGCAAAGAAGGGAATACAGCATTCTCCCTGAGCTTGCTGCCAACTCCAGGGCTGGGTGGGGACACAGGACCTGAGGGGATCCCAGGGGGTGGTTTCCAGTGGGGTTGGTGCAGCAgctggagagggggtggagaaGGCCCAGGGGATGGGGTTTGCAGACCGGCAGAGGCCTGTTTGCATTTATGAAGAAGATGTGTGGGAAGGACCTGGTGCTTCGAGCTTGGCTGCTGTTGCTACGGGGCTTGTGGGGAACAGAGGCAAACTTAGGACCAGATGGGCAGAGTACTGAGGGAGCCAGCAGGAGCGGGCGACCCTGCCTGGCCACCAGCCATGCACGTGAAGGCCACACATGGGGCCTGATGCTCAGAAGTCAAGTCTTGGCTTTTTGAACCAAGCTCCAGCCATCCCAGCTCCTGTCTGCCTGCAGGTCCCCCTGGGCCAAGCcaggcccctgcccctcctcGCCATCTCCACCACCCTGGCAAGCACTTCCTTTAAATTCAATTCAGGATATTAACCACGCTCTGTGCCCCCAACAGAGCCCTGTCTTAGCCCCTTATGATGGGCTGAACTGTGCCCCGAGATTCATGAGGTGAAGTCCTAACATCAGGACCTCAGGATGGGCCTGTGTTTGGAGATGGGGGTTGTTAAAGGTGATTTAggtactcaacattcagaaaactaagatcatggcatccaatcccatctcttcatggcaaatagatggggaaacaatggaaacagtgacagagtttattttggggggctccaaaatcactgcagatggtgactacagccatgaaattaaaagacacttgctccttggaagaaaagttatgaccaacctagacagcatattaaaaaagcagaaacattactttgccaacaaaggtctgtctagtcaaagctatggtttttccagtagtcatgtatggatgggagagttggactataaagacagctgagtgctgaagaattgattcttttgaactgtggtgttggagaagactcttgagtcccttggactgcaaggagatccaaccagtccatcctaaaggaaatcagtcctgaatattcattggaaggactgatgctgaagctgaaacaccaatactttggccacctgatgtgaagaactgactcatttgaaaagaccctgatgctgggaaagattgaaagcaggagaaggggctgacagaggatgggatggctggatggcatcaccgactcaatggacatgagtttgagtgaactccgggagttggtgatggacagggaggcctggtgtgctgtggtcccatggggtcacaaagagtcagacacgactgagtgactgaactgaactaaggtacGTGAGGTCATGAGAGTAGCCCTAACCCAcgctgactggtgtccttattagCAGAGCAggtcaggacacagacacacacagaggaattgGTTCACACTGTCTTGGAGGCCGAGAAGCCCCCAGTCCACTATCTGGAAGGAGGAGAGTGGGGGCGTGGTGGTGTCGTTCCCTCTGAGCCCTAAAGGCCCGAGAAGCAGGGGTTCCAACATtggcaggcagcagaggatgggcaTCCCAGCTCCAGAAGAGGGAGCTGGTCCTTCCTGCCTTTTGTTCCGTCTGGGCCTTGGATGGCCTGGGTGATGCCCACTCACCTGGGGCAGTGATCTTTCTCAGGCCCACCATTCACATGTCAAGTGTtctggaaacaccctcacagaaacatCAGGAATAACGTTTTGCCAGCTGCACGGGCATCCCTTAGTCCAGGCGCGCTGACACACAAAATGGACTGTCCTGGCCTCCAAGGCGGACACAGCCCTGCCACTCCTGACCTCTGGACCATAAGATAACTCATGTGTGTGGTTTGTGGTCATTTGCTTTGGCAGCCATGGGGAGCAGGGCCTCTGATCCGGATGGATGTGTTCCCCGCCAGCCTCCTGGGAAGGCGCAGAGGTGCTTCTGGGCCGGATGGGAAGGAGGGGCTGACCACACAGCCTCCCGGGGCCTCTGGCTTCTCCTTCCAGGGACTGGCCTTGAGCGCCGAGCCCTGTGACAAGGCCCTGGCTGTGACTGTCCACTGGCACCTCAGACTGGACTCGGCCTGGGGATCCAGCTGGGTCTCGGCCGCCATCCAGCTGCTTGCAACCTCTGGCTCAGGTGCCCTGGCTCCGTTGTCCACCGGCCTATGGCCCCCCGGGAAGGCGGCCACTGTTGACCAGAAGCCCCGGGCTGGGTCCCGGACCTGCCACCACCAACTGCGTGACCCTGGGCAGATGTGTCGTCTCCGTCGGGTGGACTGTCGTGTGCCAGGATGGTGGCGTTTCCTTACTAAGAGGTTTCCCTTGGTGAGGAAAGGGGAAACATACGGTGGGAGGCTGCTCTGCCTGCAGGGACGCGGGGCAGGCGAGATGGAGGGCTgggcttcccagcccagggggaGTTCAGCTGGTGGGCACCAGGGCCCTCTGTGCCTTGTTCCATACCACTCTGAcggggaaactgaagcccagccCTCTCTTTCCCACTCCGGGACTTGGCTCCGTCCTGGAACCAGTCACGGAGGCCGAGCGCCCAGTAGCCAGCGACACCCGTCCAGCTGGAGCAAAGGCTGGGGAAGCCGTGGggctcctgccctgccccctcgCTTCTCCCTGActgccccctcctctgccccgtCCCCGCCCCAAGCTGAATGCTTGGCTGCAAAGTCCCATCTGAGCCATACAccacctgcctccctctcttttctctttgtcttccaGCCCCTCATTAATTCCATTCACCCCAAGCCGCCCTGGGTGGGGGCCTTTCCTCCTGTAGGCCAAGGAAATCTTCCTCCCCAAGTCTCCTCCCTACAAGGGCCTCCCCTCTCATGGATggatgtaggttttttttttggcaagaagTTGGGGAGCAAATTGGGGTGGGCTCCCCACTGGCATGCAGTGAGTGTTTTCTCTGCTGGGGGCGGGGAGTTGTGTGGACCCACCCTGTGAGCCTCTGAGGCCTGGACTTAAGGCCCACGTGCTGGCCATCCTCCATGCACAGGCAGGGAGAGGAGGCCAGGATGCTGGAAGGGGAAACCGAGGAAGGGCTGCTGTGGCTGAGGAACCAGTGCCACGGGGTCATCACAGGTGCTTCCAGTTTATTCTCCATggtctgggggaggggacaggagacAGCGGACAGAGTGCTGGCCAGCCAGGGTGCAGGCCATGCTGGGCGCGAGGAGGGAGCGCCCCACTCAGAGCCCCATCTCCTGAAGGCTGGCCAGGAGGCTGAGCAGGACGGTGGCGGCCACAGTCGCAGGGCTCCCCTGGGGGccgcctgcccccctcccctgggGGTCTTGCCAGGGTGGGGTGTTGCACAGGCTGGACTGGCAGCAGGATATGGTCGTCAGAGATCCGTCCACCGTCCTGCTGATGGCTTGACATGTGTCTGCACACCATCCCGAGTAGGTGGTCTGGGGACCTGACTCTGTGGGGGGAGAGAGCGGGTCAGGTGGGATGGGACACGGCAGGGATGGGGCCCCTCACAGGCGTGGGTGACGCCGTCCCACCACCCCCGGGTGGCCCCTCACCAGTGTTCCAGGAGGAGACGATGGCTTTGCATGTCCCGGGGAGCACGCAGCTCTGCACCTGCTCGCAGCTCTCCCCCTTGTGCAGGGACTGGCACGTGTAGCACTGCGGCCCTGGGGGGCCGGGTGGGCTCAGCTGTGCAAGGGGCACAGCCCCCAGAGCGCCCCCAGCTCACCCACGCCTGCCGCTTCCCAGCCTCTTCCCCTTGGAGGTCTCTTCCCAATTCCGGTCCGCCTCTCCCACTCTCAGCTGACCCCCTCAAACCCTGCCCTGCTGGAGCCCTCTGTGCCCCCACATCAGGACTGGCCCCCTTATCTCCCGCCTCGCCCCCCGCTGCCCTGCCTCACCAGGACAGTTGTGTACTTCTGAACTGGACTCCACACCCAGGGCCTTTGAGTCGCCGGTCTCTCCACCCTGGGGCTCTGCTGTGCCCCTGTCTGCTTGGTGAACTCCTATTTAACCTCTCTGCCCCAGCACCACTGCCCCTCCCAGGACTGGCTCCTTCTCTAGCCCCCTCCTCCGGACGGCAGTTGGGGGTCACTGCCAGGGTGAGAAATGAGGGTGTGCTGAGTGCCAggggcccctcctcctccttcccccaccttGAGGGCATGGACCTCGCAGCGGAGGCCTCTGCCTGTGGGTTCCTCACTGTCAGCCTCCAGGCACCCATGCGAGTGCTGAGAAATAGAGCCGAGCGCCCCCATGCTGGGGCGGGGTGGGCAGGTACCTGAGTCCCTGCTGCCCGCAGGCACGCcggcctcctcttcctcctcgtcCTCATCGTCGTAGCCTTCGCGCCCAGCGTCCGGGTCGTCATCCTCGTCCTCCTGCGCCCGCCCTCTCCCTGGCCGCGCAGGGACACCTGTAAACCTCCACTACCCAGGCACAGAGGACACAGGCTTGGGGCCCAGTGCCGCGCCCCCTCCCCTCGGTCCAGCACCCCCTTCCCAGTCCCTCTGACCTCCCTGGCCCTCCCAAGGTGGTGAGGTCGCTGCCTGGGTCTCCgagccccagccccacctcctgaCAGGCGTGCGGCCTGGTGGCATCCTTGCCAACAACACTAGGGGTTGGGCGCTGGCCCTTCACAGCCCCCTACTCCGGCCCCCAGATGGCGGGCACCCCGAAGCCTGAGAGGCTGAGACCGGGTGGCGTTGTGTGGGGAGGGTCGCCCGCGCCCTGGCGTCTGGCTGGCGCCGGGGCTGGAGGTTTGGGGACCCGTGGGGACCCAGCACAGTCCACCCACCTCCCTCTGGCCTCAGGCTGCAGGTGCTACCCGTCCTCCTCCCCAAGCCACATCTTGCCCCTGGGCTGGGTGACCCTGAGGGTCTGCAGCCTGGACGGGGGGTCCCTCTTGCTGCAGGGCCACCCCTCGTCCCACGCACCTTGCAGCCGGCACCACAGCAGAGCCAGCAGGACAGCCGCCAGTGCCTTCATCCTACGGGGCTGCCACCTCTGCCGCGTCTGCTCACCAGGGCCTCACCGGGGCTCTGAATCTGTGGGAAGTGGAACAAAGGGCCTTGCCGGGGGCTTCCCAAGGCCCCGGGCCCCCCAGCTCCAG comes from the Bos indicus isolate NIAB-ARS_2022 breed Sahiwal x Tharparkar chromosome 14, NIAB-ARS_B.indTharparkar_mat_pri_1.0, whole genome shotgun sequence genome and includes:
- the GPIHBP1 gene encoding glycosylphosphatidylinositol-anchored high density lipoprotein-binding protein 1, with amino-acid sequence MKALAAVLLALLWCRLQGRGRAQEDEDDDPDAGREGYDDEDEEEEEAGVPAGSRDSGPQCYTCQSLHKGESCEQVQSCVLPGTCKAIVSSWNTESGPQTTYSGWCADTCQAISRTVDGSLTTISCCQSSLCNTPPWQDPQGRGAGGPQGSPATVAATVLLSLLASLQEMGL